The proteins below come from a single Parazoarcus communis genomic window:
- a CDS encoding Hsp33 family molecular chaperone HslO: MSTLPSSYVQRFLLEKLDIRGAVVRLDDVWKAMQVGRHYPAPVSRLLGEMSAVSAIITGNLKQTGRLTFQVQGHGPLRLLVVDCNAEMNLRGYAKSEGEITGDTLGEIVGDGRLQLSLDIQGMDQPYQSLVPLEGDSIASVFSHYLEQSEQQPAGLWLACDPSASAALFVQRLPGADAKDEDGWSRIMQLAQTVRPDELLTLSPEVLLGRLFAEEDVRIYPPRAVTHIWPPEPEKIATMLQGLGEAEVRAVLAEQGEVLVHDELSNHTYRFDEDDIDTLFQPPTLH; encoded by the coding sequence ATGAGCACCCTGCCCTCAAGCTACGTACAGCGTTTTCTGCTGGAAAAACTCGACATCCGCGGTGCGGTCGTCCGCCTTGACGACGTCTGGAAAGCCATGCAGGTCGGGCGTCACTATCCGGCGCCTGTCAGCCGCCTGCTCGGCGAGATGAGTGCGGTATCGGCCATCATCACCGGCAACCTCAAGCAAACCGGACGGCTGACGTTTCAGGTGCAGGGGCATGGTCCGCTCAGGCTGCTCGTGGTCGATTGCAACGCCGAAATGAACCTGCGCGGTTACGCGAAATCGGAAGGCGAAATTACCGGCGATACGCTTGGCGAGATTGTCGGCGATGGTCGCCTGCAACTGTCGCTCGACATCCAGGGCATGGACCAGCCCTATCAGAGTCTGGTGCCGCTGGAAGGCGACAGCATCGCGAGCGTGTTCTCCCATTACCTCGAACAGTCCGAGCAACAGCCTGCGGGTCTCTGGCTGGCCTGCGATCCCTCGGCCAGCGCCGCGCTGTTCGTGCAGCGCCTGCCCGGCGCAGATGCAAAGGACGAGGATGGCTGGTCGCGCATCATGCAGCTTGCGCAGACCGTACGCCCCGACGAACTGCTCACCCTGTCGCCGGAAGTGCTGCTTGGCCGCCTTTTTGCCGAAGAAGACGTAAGAATCTACCCGCCGCGGGCTGTTACCCATATCTGGCCCCCCGAGCCGGAAAAGATCGCAACCATGCTGCAGGGGCTCGGCGAGGCCGAAGTGCGCGCGGTACTTGCCGAACAGGGCGAGGTGCTGGTCCATGACGAACTGTCGAATCACACCTACCGGTTTGATGAAGACGACATCGATACGCTGTTTCAGCCCCCCACCCTGCACTGA
- a CDS encoding ArsC family reductase: MDKLTVIYGIKNCDTMKKSIAWLTERGAAYRFHDYRKDGITSGKLHDWSKALGWKTLINTRGTTWRKLSPEQQAIDTQSAAVQLMLENPSLIKRPVVETASGHLLVGFDPQLFASFIKPSESEDQ; this comes from the coding sequence ATGGACAAGCTAACGGTGATCTACGGTATCAAGAACTGCGACACCATGAAGAAGAGCATCGCCTGGCTCACGGAGCGCGGCGCAGCATATCGCTTTCATGACTATCGCAAGGACGGGATCACGTCCGGCAAGCTGCATGACTGGAGCAAGGCGCTGGGCTGGAAGACGCTGATCAACACCCGCGGCACGACCTGGCGCAAGCTGTCGCCCGAGCAGCAGGCGATCGACACCCAGAGCGCTGCAGTGCAGTTGATGCTGGAGAACCCGAGCCTGATCAAGCGGCCCGTGGTCGAAACGGCATCCGGTCACCTGCTGGTGGGGTTCGACCCCCAACTCTTTGCAAGCTTCATCAAACCCTCAGAGTCTGAAGATCAATGA
- a CDS encoding Tex family protein, with the protein MLPPIEHRIADELGVPARQVFSAVKLLDEGATVPFISRYRKEVTGGLDDTQLRLLEERLGYLRELEDRRSTVIASVDEQGKLTPALRAELENADTKQRLEDLYLPFKPKRRTKAQIAREAGIAPLAEALLADPALTPEVEAARYLNPDAGFEDAKSVLDGARQILMEQFAEDATLLGELRNYLHDYGLVRSSVIEGKETEGAKFRDWFDFQEPIANMPSHRALALLRGRNEGVLRLGLDVERPDPDAPHPCEGRIAVRFGIRNQGRPADRWLADTVRWTWSVKVSLHLELELMSELRERAEEEATRVFARNLKDLLLAAPAGSRTTMGLDPGIRTGVKVAVVDATGKLVDTATIYPFEPRRDRESSLAALAMLAKKHAVELIAIGNGTASRETDALAAELMQRHPEFKLTRVMVSEAGASVYSASELAAREFPDVDVSLRGAVSIARRLQDPLAELVKIDPKSIGVGQYQHDLNQGKLAKSLDAVVEDCVNAVGVDVNTASAPLLARISGLNATLAGNIVEYRDANGPFRSRSALKDVPRLGPKTFEQAAGFLRIQTGDNPLDASSVHPEAYPVVERILARVQKSVRELMGNGSMLKSLKPADFTDDRFGLPTVQDILAELEKPGRDPRPEFRTATFRDGIETLKDLQPGMLLEGVVTNVTNFGAFVDIGVHQDGLVHISALSNTFVKDPHSVVKAGQVVKVKVLEVDVVRKRIALTMRLADEVQPPRGDAGSGRPERPQGPRGNPQRQARPQEARPKQAERSAGNNAFADAFARARKK; encoded by the coding sequence ATGCTCCCCCCCATCGAACACCGTATTGCCGATGAACTCGGCGTTCCCGCCAGACAGGTCTTCTCTGCCGTGAAACTGCTTGATGAAGGCGCGACCGTGCCCTTCATCTCGCGCTACCGCAAGGAAGTCACCGGCGGCCTGGACGACACCCAGTTGCGATTGCTGGAAGAGCGGCTGGGGTATTTGCGCGAACTCGAAGACCGCCGATCCACCGTCATCGCGTCGGTCGACGAACAAGGCAAACTCACCCCCGCACTGCGCGCCGAGCTCGAAAACGCCGATACCAAGCAACGCCTGGAAGATCTCTACCTTCCCTTCAAGCCGAAGCGCCGCACCAAGGCCCAGATTGCGCGCGAAGCCGGCATTGCGCCGCTCGCCGAGGCGCTGCTTGCCGACCCGGCACTTACGCCTGAGGTCGAGGCGGCCCGCTATCTGAACCCGGACGCCGGTTTCGAGGATGCAAAGTCCGTACTGGACGGTGCGCGCCAGATCCTGATGGAGCAGTTCGCCGAGGACGCGACGCTGCTGGGCGAACTGCGCAACTATCTGCACGATTACGGACTCGTCCGCTCCAGCGTGATTGAGGGCAAGGAAACCGAAGGTGCGAAGTTTCGCGACTGGTTCGACTTTCAGGAGCCGATCGCAAACATGCCCTCGCACCGGGCGCTCGCGCTGCTGCGCGGCCGCAATGAGGGCGTGCTTCGCCTCGGTCTGGATGTCGAGCGCCCCGATCCCGATGCGCCTCACCCCTGCGAAGGCCGCATCGCGGTGCGCTTCGGCATCCGCAATCAGGGCCGGCCGGCGGATCGCTGGCTTGCGGACACGGTACGCTGGACGTGGAGCGTGAAGGTGTCGCTCCATCTCGAACTCGAACTGATGAGCGAGCTGCGCGAACGCGCCGAAGAGGAAGCAACCCGCGTCTTTGCCCGCAACCTCAAGGATCTCCTGCTCGCCGCACCGGCCGGCAGCCGGACCACGATGGGGCTCGACCCCGGCATCCGTACCGGGGTGAAGGTCGCCGTTGTCGATGCGACCGGCAAGCTGGTCGATACCGCGACCATCTACCCCTTCGAGCCGCGTCGTGACCGCGAGTCCTCGCTCGCTGCCCTTGCGATGCTGGCAAAGAAGCACGCGGTCGAACTGATCGCCATCGGCAACGGCACCGCCTCACGCGAGACCGACGCGCTGGCGGCGGAACTGATGCAGCGCCACCCCGAGTTCAAGCTCACCAGGGTCATGGTCTCCGAGGCTGGCGCGTCGGTGTATTCGGCGTCGGAACTGGCCGCACGCGAGTTTCCCGATGTCGATGTCAGCCTGCGTGGTGCGGTGTCGATCGCGCGTCGCCTGCAGGATCCGCTGGCCGAACTGGTGAAGATCGATCCGAAGTCGATCGGGGTTGGTCAATATCAGCACGACCTCAACCAGGGCAAGCTCGCCAAGAGCCTGGACGCCGTCGTCGAAGACTGCGTGAACGCCGTCGGGGTAGACGTCAACACCGCATCGGCCCCGCTGCTGGCCCGGATCTCCGGTCTCAACGCGACGCTTGCGGGCAATATCGTTGAGTATCGTGACGCCAACGGCCCCTTCCGCAGTCGCAGCGCACTGAAGGACGTGCCGCGACTCGGCCCCAAGACCTTCGAGCAGGCCGCCGGATTTCTGCGCATCCAGACCGGTGACAATCCACTCGATGCGTCCTCGGTGCACCCGGAAGCCTACCCGGTGGTCGAGCGCATTCTGGCGCGCGTCCAGAAAAGCGTTCGCGAGCTGATGGGCAACGGCAGCATGCTGAAGAGCCTCAAACCGGCCGACTTCACCGACGACCGCTTTGGCCTTCCGACCGTACAGGACATTCTTGCCGAGCTCGAGAAACCCGGCCGCGATCCGCGCCCCGAGTTCCGCACAGCCACCTTCCGTGATGGCATCGAAACGCTGAAGGATCTGCAGCCCGGCATGCTGCTCGAAGGCGTGGTGACCAACGTCACGAACTTTGGCGCTTTCGTCGATATCGGCGTGCATCAGGACGGACTAGTGCACATCTCGGCGCTGTCGAACACCTTCGTCAAGGACCCACACTCGGTGGTCAAGGCGGGTCAGGTGGTGAAAGTGAAGGTGCTCGAGGTCGATGTTGTCCGCAAGCGGATCGCGCTGACCATGCGCCTGGCCGACGAAGTTCAGCCACCGCGCGGCGATGCTGGCAGCGGTCGGCCCGAGCGCCCGCAGGGGCCCCGCGGCAACCCGCAGCGCCAGGCGCGCCCGCAGGAAGCACGCCCCAAGCAAGCTGAGCGCAGCGCCGGCAACAATGCGTTTGCCGACGCCTTTGCACGCGCCCGCAAGAAGTGA
- a CDS encoding D-hexose-6-phosphate mutarotase — protein MNATIEQVEFQGLAALAMDVSGARVVVSLLGGQVLSWTPRGGKEWLYLSEQAVFDGSAPIRGGVPVCFPQFADQGELPKHGFVRTKVWTVAEQRTGEGFAIAVLRIVDDEETRAIWPHAFALELTVAVEDNRLDLELSVENTGDEAFSFTGALHTYLRVSEVEEIALEGLYGFSYRDTAAGNVVRRESGERIMVDGEVDRIYCKVTRPLLVRDHRRSLGVNTEGFPDVVIWNPWETRCAALADMPDSGFRRMLCTEAAVADQAVELPPHQQWWGRQTLVAL, from the coding sequence ATGAATGCAACGATAGAACAGGTGGAGTTTCAGGGTCTTGCGGCCTTGGCAATGGACGTTTCGGGTGCGCGCGTCGTGGTCAGCCTGCTGGGTGGGCAGGTGCTGTCATGGACGCCTCGCGGCGGCAAGGAGTGGCTCTACCTCAGCGAACAGGCGGTATTTGACGGCAGCGCGCCGATTCGCGGTGGGGTGCCGGTCTGCTTCCCGCAGTTTGCCGACCAGGGCGAGTTACCCAAGCACGGGTTTGTGCGTACGAAGGTCTGGACCGTCGCCGAGCAGCGCACCGGCGAGGGTTTCGCCATTGCGGTGCTGCGTATCGTAGACGATGAAGAGACGCGCGCCATCTGGCCGCACGCCTTTGCCCTCGAACTGACGGTGGCCGTGGAAGACAACCGCCTCGACCTTGAACTCTCGGTCGAAAACACGGGCGACGAAGCATTTTCGTTTACCGGCGCCCTGCATACCTATCTTCGCGTCAGCGAAGTGGAGGAAATCGCGCTTGAGGGGCTCTACGGTTTCAGCTATCGCGATACCGCCGCGGGCAACGTCGTCCGTCGCGAAAGCGGTGAGCGGATCATGGTCGATGGCGAAGTCGATCGCATCTACTGCAAGGTGACCCGTCCGCTCCTCGTTCGCGACCACCGCCGCAGCCTCGGCGTCAATACCGAAGGCTTTCCGGATGTTGTCATCTGGAATCCATGGGAAACACGCTGTGCCGCACTTGCCGACATGCCCGACAGCGGTTTTCGCCGCATGTTATGCACCGAGGCGGCTGTTGCCGATCAGGCGGTCGAGCTTCCGCCGCACCAGCAGTGGTGGGGCAGGCAAACGCTGGTCGCGCTCTGA